GAAGTGTAATACTACATCTCTGGAATTCCCTTCATTATTAATGTGCTAAATTATGAAGGCAGATCCTCCCCTCCATAGGAGAACAGTTATGTTTCTATCATGTATTTGTCTTGAGTTGTTGTGTAAACAAGACTCTACCAGACGTCATACTGTCCTTCATGCTGGCAGGACATGATACAAATTTCAGAACAAAGCCCTTGTCTCTTGGTATTTGCCCTCGCTGGGTGAAAAAGATTGAAAAGAAACACTAAAACCAACTCAATAATCATTAGCCAGACTGGTGAAGAGATATGAAAGAAAACTGTCCATGTTAAGTAAAGATTTTGTTGGATTTCTACTGTAAATAAATGGCTTTAAtactaaatttaattttaatttaatttaatctggaTCTGTGTCCACTCCTGGCAGACAGAACCCTGTATAAATccattaaattataaataagtTAATCTTTTCTTTGACACAGTAACACATTTCACTACCAGTTCTCATCTGAGAAAGAGCTAGAGCTGCCAGAGTCAGAGTCTGGGTCTGTCAACCCATCAAAGTCCCAGTCGGCACTGGAGCCACTGTCATCGTCCTCCTCTGTAGAGAAGCTGTGAGCAGAGCCAAGGCATGCTGGGTACACGCGTGTTGAAACACACACGGGCCCCAGGGTGGACACATACACTGCCATGACGTTCTTCCAGGTGTCCCTGCCTGGGTCGTATTCATGGATGAGGACCCTGTTTTTGTTGTGCTGCAGTAAAGTCTGAGTGAGGAGGAGCAGCTTGTTGTTGTGCTGGATCACCTGGTAATTTAGAGCACGGCTGTCAATGGGAATGTCACCCAACCTCTTCCATTCCCCCCTGGTGGGGCTGTATGCTTTCACTACGgggatgtcacacacacagatgatctGGTCCTGAAAGACGCAGGCCTTGTGAAGCTTGTCTCTTCTCAGAGACCCACAGTGGCGCCAGCGGTTCCTCTTGGGATCATAGCAAAGCATTCTCCTTTTGTTCACCACATACAAGTGGTCATTTAGTGCCACCACCTGCATTTTACCTAAAGAATGAGGCAGAGGAGCCACGAACGTCCACTGGTTCCTCTGGACGCTGTAACACTCCACGTCCTTCAGTCTGGCATCCGTCACTGGATTCCTTCCTCCCAGAAGGTACACGTGGCCGTTTAGGTAGCCCATCCCAGAGTGTATCCTCCCCAGTGGTCTCTCTGCCAACTCCTGCCAGTTGTTGAGCACAGGGTTGTAAAGCCAAAAGTGTTTAGAGAGGTGGGAGGCTAGGTACAAGTTGTTTTCAGGCGTGGCACAAGCGATTAAGGACTCCATGGTGGAACGTTTGTAATCCTGACTGCTGAGGTCTTCTAAAGGAGGAGCCATGAAATACAGGTCCTCTGAATAAGGGTCACAGCACATTATGTTGTCGTTGGGTAGGCCAAAGAAGAGAATCATTTCTTTTGCACTTACACCTATTCTGTGTTTTGGTACGTCCAGAGTTGCAGACATTCCACAGCTGTCCTCTGCAGACCTGTTAAAGAAAGATGCAAGGTATTTCTCAAATAAAGGCCTTGCCATGAGTCCCTCCAGATAACACTTGTCTTTCTCTGTAAACAAGTTCCAGCGCACACACATCAGCGCCTGTAGTGCATCCTCTCTTGTCTGCGGTGCATTAGCCTCTACCCACTGCAGAGCAGCTGAGCATACCTTCCTTTCGCAGTCCACATCCAAAGTGTTCAGAGACAACAACTCCTTTAACTGCATCAAATCCAGCTCGCAAAGCTCCCCTCCATTACACACCTGGCTAAAGTTCCTGGCTATGAAAGCTTGTGCATTCTCCTTCAGTTCAGGATTGTCATAGGTGTCTGCAAATTTCAGTATCCCCACACAGTTGGAGAGGTCCAGCCTCCTTGTCATGAAGCTGGAGCAGGCTTTCCTGATGTACTCAAGCTGAAGCATATTGGCCGCTGCGTACAGCCTCTGCACGTTGCTCTCCGTGATGGTCACCCTGCCTGTGTAACAATAGTCGATGATAACAGACATAGACTCGGCGTCCACCCCGCGGATGACCACTCTCTCCTGCATGCTCTCATTCAACCCGCCGGTGAACATGCTTTTGAAGTAAGGGCTGGCAGCGGCGAGGACGTTGCGGCTACACAGGAAAAGTTGCTCAATGTCACCTCTGGCTGACTCGCCGCTTTGCTCCAGTGACTCCTCTTCACATTCAACTCCGATAGTAACGTCCCCGAGCATCCGACAGTCGTACAGTAATTTCAACTCTTTCATCAAACCCCGAGCGTGATTCACGTCCTCCAACACCTCGGGACCACTGAAGCAACTCAGCGCCGAAGCCATTGCTGCAACTTCAGTGAGctatttgctttttattattattattattattttatacgTCGGCGACGATTTCAAATAACCCGCTGTCATGCGGTTAACATACTCAATAACGCGAAAGGGTCTGTGCGCTGATAATGACACATTTgtttataaaagaaaatcaattattATACTGTGGAAAATATATTACCAGCGATTTAACAGCTGCACGATCGCCTGTGTGTTTGAAAGCCAACAGCCCCCGGTCTCCAGATGATCATAATATCGAGTTTAAATCAGAAATAATCCACAAATCACACATCGAGATTCGCTGTACCAGCAGTGTcaattttctttgatttttgtGCTCAATgctgtcatttgttttgaatGTAGGAGACAGCAAGGGCTCTCATAAAATAACAGTGTCATTTGACCGGGGTTGGAACTACATTTTCCGGGAGAAATTGCCAAAATAAAGTTCCATTTTATGTACAAGTGTTACAcggatttttctttgtttttcctccatatCCAATTCAATAAGACATCGAAACATTTTGATACCAGTCTTCACGTTTAGCACTTTCCACTACTTAAATTAGTGTTTTTAacccaaaattaaaaacatgtaatatCTTACTTTGAAGGCCCTCTTGACTGGCTTCCGCTCTGGCTCACTGCTCGCTCACACAACCTTGCTAAGAAAGGCTTCACCTCTCTGATTGGTTCGTGTAACTGGGTCGATTTGATCGGGATTGATTCAAGATTACTTTAAAACGAAGTATGAAGGTCCGTGACTGCCAATATTaaactttaattatttaatcaaaatgtaattttattttccaatttttgTATTccaatttttaaatttgaatttgttcaagtcaataataataataataataaagtttatttatatagcacttatcaaaaccagATATTACAAAGTGCTTGTGCTAAgtgctattattattagtctaaagctcactaattaccacattatatcttgtttgtttaatgaaaaacaagGTGTAGAAACATTGTGGATTTACAGGTCCCAGGAGGTTACTGTCTTTTTAATGCCTATAACTCCTGTGACTGAAGATGATGCACAACCTATTTGcaataaaaaatcaaatcacCACCACACCTGGAATAGGATATTTAGCTATTAGATTTGCACAGCCATAACCGATTTCAGCTTCACCCCTCTGctagacacaaaacaaccaaacacaAGGAGACATGCCATTGTACTCATGAACAAAGCAACCATGTGATGTCTGAATACAATTCCTGCACATTAACCCTGTGATATCAAAACGTCACTGTACTTTCAAATTGTATTACAATTTAATATACACAttgtaaaataacaataatacccCGTTATTGTCAGATGTTTGTTGAGTGATGAGTGTTCTGTATATCCATCAATAGATGATATACAGATCATCAATAGATGATCTACCTCTACCTATATAGAGTaacttatatttatatatcttttttcatACCTACTTGCCTGTACATAATAACggtatgtttatgtttgcttATCTATCTTTGTTTAGTTTATTGTTCCCTTATGTCTATATTTCTTTCTGTATACATGTTCATGGCACTttgtgtaagtacattgagagctacagaaaaacagagtcaaattccttgtatgtgtcaACATACTTGGCCAGTAaagttgattctgattctgatcatgtAATGTGGTCTTCTTGAACCCAGCTGAccaattaatcaacaatgatTTTGATAATCAGTGAATCAATTCTGTCATGTATCatgcaaaaatgtataatgtataaaataataataaaaaaatatatcactgtaaattgaatagcTTTCGGTTTTGTACTGTTCctctgacaaaacaagtaatttgaagattttaatggaaaaaaaattaacaatcaAAATTCAAGATGGGTCCAAAAAATgtggttttcatctttattGTAAAGCTTTAATTTCTAGACATTACATGGCCCATGCTTCTCATTTGTTTGTTCAGTGACATTCAGTACATTTATTTCAGATTACTTACAGTGTTCAGTATAGCTGACTATATGCTTGTAAATGACGAACTATGGGTATGGCCTCCGCTATGTGCATTTTTACCCAGATTTAAGTGTATCTACGGTTGAGGTCGTTGATCCTGCGTAGTGCATCTTGGTTGTGGATGGTTTTGTGGACTGTGATGAGGAAGGGGAAGGCGGAGGGCAGCTCAACCCTACGGCTCAGCTTCTGGTGACCCCAGTGGAGGCAGTGCAGCCTCTCAGCCAGGTCCCGTCTGCCTGCTCGCTCCAGTCCATCTTGCAGCAGTTTGGTCTTATTGGGCTTGTCCCATGACTTCTCATACCTGTGAATAAAGATGGACATCTGAGAAACATTTGAGATCAAAGAAGGGAACAGGTGAGAGTCATTGATAGATATTGTGCAATAGAGTTGTATCAAATTCAAAGTCCAGTAGAACAATAACTTACTAAACGTGTTATATGAGATGTCCTGAGCACCTATTTGAATCTATACAGAATGCAATTGCTTCAAAGGATCCATTATTGATGGttttaaaggtaaaatgtgGCGCAAACATTGCACAGAATGATGACAGATACCCCCTTGATGATATTCTTATGTCAATAATCTGGTGTTAATTCAGGAAACACTGCTGTATGTACCATGTTGAAGTACTATAGTGTAGGTATAATGACactttaatatacagtatctgcacaCTGACTAAATCTTACTACAccatcacacacatgcacacacacactgtaccagCTTTCCAACATGGTCCTAGCCTGGATACTCTTTTCTGTAGATTTGCTGTGGAACCGCCCTATCGCAGTTCTGTTGAAGCCAAGCTCATACGCCAAAACTGTCCACTCAAAACCAAGCTGCATGGAAATCTCCTGCAGTGTCTTCAGGTTAATTACAGCatcctgaaaaaaaagacaagacatgTAAAATCACCATCAAGATAGAGGGATTTAAAAAGGATTCAAGTGTCAATGAATGACAATGAATATCTTTGCTGATTTAAGATacatgaaagtgaaaatgaaaacagattacACATACCTCTTGGGCTTTGGTGGGCATTATCTCAAATTCCAAAAGATCAGCAGTGCAAGTCACACTCTAAGTCTTCATAAACCTAATTTAACAAAGATATCAGTGATATCAGTGATTGCTAcataataaacatacatttacagTCTAAAATTCCATATAGCAGGAAGAGATTTCAGTCACTTACCCTTAGGTACAGTGTGCCAAAAATGAGCGTGGTTTGAGTGTTACTGGGGAGATTCATCATCAACATACTAATCTGTTAAACATTAGTCACTTTAGCTTCAGGGTCCCTTGTGGAGCTAACAGCCCTCACCTGCTACCAGGTAAACATGTGTACTGTGCTAAAATTAGAGTGAAATCCTCACCATTATATTTTAAGATAATGAGAACTCAATATGACTGATCAGTAATTAGACTTGTTTGCATGCAATTGTATATTTGCAAGGTGTGGGAGGTGGTTCATGTTGTTTTATCtgttgcatttttacattttttttatttgccagGGTAGTTTTACTGAGAGAATGCTGTTTGCTCAATGCACATCAGCTTTAGGCCACCACTGCCTTGTTTTACATGCCTTGGAAAATTCAGTGGATGGTCTTTAGCTTCACAATTGCATGCAGGGCTACAATGCAAAGAATTTGCCTTGGGTTAGATTGAGACTAGAAAAACTAGTGACCAATGTTCTGTTTTTAGtcaaaattaagtttaaattaaGTTTAGCTAATTTCTGGACATTTACAGCAATGCTTCTTAAAAacaccagtgttttttttaacataaattgttcctttttatataaataaataaatatgtcaaTCACTTACTCACTCAAAAAGTCAATTACTCAATCAGTTACTGACAAACATTATTACAGAATAATGTCAGCCTGTCTCAGTGGAGTAACAATGCCATCTGCAGATGATCATTGCCATTAATCCCTTTGAGAAATTAATTTTCTTGATACTTTAAACCACCAACTGAACTATATTCAAGAACcactaaaaaaatacaaaaatatcttGAAAGGCTTTTATTCACTTTAAAAATTCACCTCCTCTTTAAATTCTTGTCATCCATAAAAAGCATCAGGGTTCTGTGTGCAATATCATTGCAGTGATTTTGTTTATCAAAGAACATAAAAAATCTCAGCtcttatgtaaacaaaaattaaaagaaaatagcCAAACAATAATGTGTGTACACTTACTTTAACAAATGTTATACTTTACTTAAGAAACCAAGaagataatttattttaatgtgttaatCATTAATTCTGATCAAAAGTGCTGCGAGGTCCAGCCAATAAATATAACTGACATAAATTACACTACTTTTTAACAGGCACAGGATGTAACAAAATTCCAGGTTCAACTTCATATCTGACACCACAGtctgacaaaaatgtataattgCAAAATTAGTCATATGAAATCATTAAAAGCATGTACAAAAGCGTGGGCTATTTTTTTCTAAGCTTTCAACTGGAGAGAAATTTTCATTCTGTTGAATGAAAGCCTTAACTATccacaataacaaataaaaaaaagaaacacatatcAAAGAAGATCCAGTTCACATTTAACAACTGATTTTCAGAATATTGCCAGGTTGTTTCATagtgtgtcagtctgtgtttCAGCAGGTAGTAATGTAAAGATCCAGCCTGCTGGACCCATACTGTTCTCAGTCTCTACTTTGTCCTTCAGTGAAGAGTAGTGCCTTTTagaaatgttaacagtcacTCTCTCTTGGGTCACAGCCCAAGACTGGGCCCTCCTGACGGCAAAGTTTTAAATCAGTTGGGTCCCATGCAGCGTTACCCTGTGCACCTCTTGAACTTCAGTTTATTTGGGTTCAGTAGCAACCGTCTTTCCAGCTGCCATCCCTCAGGGCACTCAGGGCAGCCAGGCTCTTTGGAGGAGTCA
This Siniperca chuatsi isolate FFG_IHB_CAS linkage group LG12, ASM2008510v1, whole genome shotgun sequence DNA region includes the following protein-coding sequences:
- the kbtbd7 gene encoding kelch repeat and BTB domain-containing protein 7, with protein sequence MASALSCFSGPEVLEDVNHARGLMKELKLLYDCRMLGDVTIGVECEEESLEQSGESARGDIEQLFLCSRNVLAAASPYFKSMFTGGLNESMQERVVIRGVDAESMSVIIDYCYTGRVTITESNVQRLYAAANMLQLEYIRKACSSFMTRRLDLSNCVGILKFADTYDNPELKENAQAFIARNFSQVCNGGELCELDLMQLKELLSLNTLDVDCERKVCSAALQWVEANAPQTREDALQALMCVRWNLFTEKDKCYLEGLMARPLFEKYLASFFNRSAEDSCGMSATLDVPKHRIGVSAKEMILFFGLPNDNIMCCDPYSEDLYFMAPPLEDLSSQDYKRSTMESLIACATPENNLYLASHLSKHFWLYNPVLNNWQELAERPLGRIHSGMGYLNGHVYLLGGRNPVTDARLKDVECYSVQRNQWTFVAPLPHSLGKMQVVALNDHLYVVNKRRMLCYDPKRNRWRHCGSLRRDKLHKACVFQDQIICVCDIPVVKAYSPTRGEWKRLGDIPIDSRALNYQVIQHNNKLLLLTQTLLQHNKNRVLIHEYDPGRDTWKNVMAVYVSTLGPVCVSTRVYPACLGSAHSFSTEEDDDSGSSADWDFDGLTDPDSDSGSSSSFSDENW
- the wu:fc50b12 gene encoding p53-induced death domain-containing protein 1; protein product: MPTKAQEDAVINLKTLQEISMQLGFEWTVLAYELGFNRTAIGRFHSKSTEKSIQARTMLESWYEKSWDKPNKTKLLQDGLERAGRRDLAERLHCLHWGHQKLSRRVELPSAFPFLITVHKTIHNQDALRRINDLNRRYT